A genomic window from Exiguobacterium acetylicum DSM 20416 includes:
- a CDS encoding PadR family transcriptional regulator: MSSTQMLKGILDGCLLALIAEEEIYGYELATKLKAYGFADISEGTIYPLLIRMQKLGWIEATSRVSPSGPKRKYYSITTSGMEELAAFTKRWHHLSMSVESILKEDD; encoded by the coding sequence ATGTCTTCGACACAAATGTTAAAAGGGATTCTCGATGGCTGTTTACTTGCGCTGATCGCGGAAGAAGAGATTTATGGCTATGAACTGGCGACGAAACTCAAAGCATACGGTTTTGCTGACATCAGCGAAGGAACAATCTATCCCTTATTGATCCGGATGCAAAAACTGGGCTGGATCGAAGCGACTTCACGCGTTTCCCCGTCTGGTCCAAAGCGAAAATATTATTCGATCACGACGAGCGGTATGGAAGAACTTGCTGCTTTTACGAAACGATGGCATCACCTTTCGATGAGTGTCGAAAGCATTTTAAAGGAGGATGATTGA
- a CDS encoding CPBP family intramembrane glutamic endopeptidase, which yields MDKRNTIVSATVIFVIMGIVMAVSAFGFGIRYGDPELLRIAIFGEVASALFLVWYIRRHATFAAVGFLKLQARGLVWYIPLLLIVLFQVGLIVNALFTTSLSSSVLQLVGIVFLTTLFVGFNEEVLFRGIILRYLRPNEHPYRAVLISALLFSSFHLLNLIALIPPAAMLFQLANTFVFDVFFAIIALKLNNLWPLIIFHALWDFASIAADVVNVNLGITSLLTQVYLLVAIVIQLILLKRHDLSHLNGPMNPRNV from the coding sequence GTGGATAAGCGGAACACCATTGTCTCGGCAACCGTCATCTTCGTCATCATGGGTATCGTCATGGCTGTCTCAGCATTTGGCTTCGGCATTCGTTACGGTGATCCTGAGTTGTTACGGATCGCGATTTTTGGTGAAGTAGCGTCAGCCCTCTTTCTCGTCTGGTACATTCGTCGTCATGCCACGTTTGCTGCCGTTGGGTTTTTGAAACTACAAGCAAGAGGACTCGTCTGGTACATTCCGTTACTATTGATCGTTCTCTTTCAAGTCGGACTGATCGTCAACGCCCTGTTCACCACGTCACTTTCGTCGTCGGTGCTTCAACTCGTAGGGATCGTCTTCCTGACGACCTTATTCGTCGGCTTCAACGAAGAAGTTCTGTTTCGAGGCATCATCCTGCGTTACCTTCGACCGAATGAACATCCGTATCGTGCCGTCCTCATCAGTGCGCTTCTGTTCTCGTCGTTTCATCTGCTGAATCTGATTGCCTTGATTCCACCGGCAGCGATGCTGTTCCAACTCGCGAACACGTTCGTATTTGATGTATTCTTTGCGATCATCGCACTGAAGCTGAATAATCTATGGCCGTTGATCATCTTCCATGCCTTATGGGATTTCGCGAGCATCGCTGCGGATGTCGTCAACGTCAATTTAGGGATTACCTCGCTATTAACGCAAGTCTATCTTTTAGTTGCGATCGTCATTCAACTGATCTTGTTAAAACGACATGATCTCAGTCACTTAAATGGACCGATGAATCCGCGAAATGTTTGA
- a CDS encoding GntR family transcriptional regulator gives MKPTDDLAIARLPLSEEVYRRLQHHIITLRLAPGEKVNDQALAEMFGVSRTPVREALKRLEEEGLIFAKRGSRTIVTELDAEQAQQTYPIIATLHGLAARLAGPVLTKDDVTELQTIHQQFTTAIDQQDTETALTLDDAFHDVFVKRSQNAQLGETIRRLTPLIRRLEYAQFDRLGRQSIADHAAILVACEQRDVEQLVQATEHNWNGLGRLLVSTLKEES, from the coding sequence ATGAAACCTACAGATGATTTAGCGATTGCACGACTTCCTCTCAGTGAGGAAGTGTATCGACGTTTGCAACATCACATTATCACCTTACGCCTTGCCCCAGGTGAGAAGGTGAACGATCAAGCGCTCGCGGAAATGTTCGGTGTCAGTCGGACGCCGGTCCGCGAAGCTTTGAAACGACTCGAAGAGGAGGGATTGATTTTTGCGAAACGGGGTTCGCGGACGATCGTGACGGAGCTCGATGCTGAACAGGCACAGCAAACCTATCCGATCATCGCGACATTGCATGGACTAGCAGCACGCCTGGCGGGACCAGTGCTGACTAAAGACGACGTGACGGAACTTCAAACGATTCATCAACAGTTCACGACGGCGATTGATCAGCAGGATACGGAGACGGCACTGACGCTTGACGATGCTTTTCACGATGTCTTCGTGAAGCGGAGTCAGAACGCTCAACTAGGAGAAACGATTCGCCGATTGACACCGCTGATCCGCCGGCTCGAATACGCCCAGTTCGATCGACTCGGACGTCAGTCGATTGCCGACCATGCCGCGATTTTAGTTGCGTGTGAACAACGGGATGTCGAACAGCTCGTCCAGGCGACGGAACACAACTGGAACGGGCTCGGTCGTCTACTTGTCTCAACACTAAAGGAGGAGAGCTGA
- a CDS encoding multidrug resistance efflux transporter family protein, translating into MRPIVYGILAAMFFAVTFILNQSMQGAGGHWIYSASLRFFLMLPFFIFIVLMRRGIGRVIQALRTDIGFWLLYGTIGFGLFYGSICLAADHAPGWLIAGTWQLTILAGPLLAPLFKQRIPWSALKYSVLIVLGVVVMQVSVAGSLSLQSLLFGALPVLVAAIAYPLGNRKMMERYGDKLDVFERILGMTIASLPFWIVLSVIAYIQVGLPSVSQVTQSGFVALFSGVIATSLFFYATSLVRTELVRLAAIEATQSFEIVFTVLGEMLFLHAALPTGLATFGIILVMLGMTLHSLNQAERTVVRPDKRKIN; encoded by the coding sequence ATGCGACCGATCGTTTACGGCATCTTAGCGGCGATGTTCTTTGCCGTCACCTTTATCTTGAATCAATCGATGCAAGGAGCAGGGGGGCACTGGATCTACAGTGCGTCGCTCCGCTTTTTCTTGATGTTGCCGTTCTTCATCTTCATCGTTTTGATGCGCCGGGGCATTGGACGTGTCATACAAGCCCTGCGAACAGATATCGGCTTTTGGTTACTGTACGGAACGATTGGTTTTGGGCTGTTTTACGGTAGCATTTGCCTCGCTGCCGATCATGCACCGGGCTGGCTGATTGCCGGAACGTGGCAATTGACGATTTTAGCCGGACCACTGCTTGCGCCCTTGTTCAAACAACGGATTCCGTGGTCGGCACTCAAGTATTCCGTCTTGATCGTCCTCGGTGTCGTCGTCATGCAAGTATCCGTCGCAGGAAGTCTGTCGCTGCAGTCGCTTCTGTTCGGTGCCTTGCCGGTGCTCGTCGCTGCGATCGCCTATCCGCTCGGGAACCGAAAGATGATGGAACGGTATGGGGACAAACTTGACGTTTTTGAGCGGATTCTTGGAATGACGATCGCAAGTCTGCCATTTTGGATCGTTCTCTCCGTGATTGCTTACATACAGGTCGGCTTACCGAGTGTCAGCCAAGTGACGCAGTCCGGCTTCGTCGCCCTATTCTCTGGCGTCATCGCGACATCGCTCTTTTTCTACGCGACGTCGCTCGTTCGGACAGAACTGGTTCGGTTAGCTGCGATCGAAGCAACGCAATCGTTTGAGATCGTCTTTACCGTTCTTGGCGAGATGCTGTTTCTCCACGCGGCACTGCCGACGGGACTCGCGACATTCGGGATCATCCTCGTCATGCTCGGGATGACGCTGCATAGCTTGAATCAGGCGGAGCGAACGGTCGTCCGTCCTGATAAACGAAAAATCAATTGA
- a CDS encoding DUF554 domain-containing protein — translation MVLTGTLVNTVLIIIGTLLGLMFHRIPERMKETVLQAIGLAVVVLGIQMGMKSTNFLIVIGSLVLGGAIGEWFRLDEKLDRMGAWLERKISRGRPSNIAEGFVTATLIFVIGAMGVLGALDGGLRQDHDVLYTKGLIDGFTALVLSSTLGIGVMFSAIPVFLYQGAIALSAVAITKFIPDAALQEFILEMTATGGVMIAAIGLNLAGITKIRVANLLPGIVIVAVIVTGLYLF, via the coding sequence ATGGTTTTAACAGGTACACTCGTCAATACCGTCCTGATCATCATCGGGACGTTGCTTGGATTGATGTTCCACCGGATTCCGGAACGGATGAAGGAGACGGTCTTACAAGCGATCGGTCTAGCCGTCGTCGTCCTCGGGATCCAGATGGGGATGAAAAGCACGAACTTTTTGATCGTCATCGGTAGTCTTGTCCTCGGTGGAGCAATCGGAGAGTGGTTCCGCCTCGACGAGAAGCTCGACCGAATGGGGGCGTGGCTCGAACGCAAGATCAGTCGCGGTCGTCCATCAAATATCGCCGAAGGCTTCGTCACCGCGACGTTGATTTTCGTCATCGGAGCGATGGGTGTCCTCGGTGCGCTCGACGGTGGACTGCGTCAGGATCACGACGTCCTCTATACGAAGGGGTTGATTGACGGCTTCACGGCGCTCGTCCTCAGTTCAACGCTCGGGATCGGCGTCATGTTCTCAGCGATTCCCGTCTTCCTCTATCAAGGGGCGATTGCACTAAGTGCCGTTGCGATCACGAAGTTCATTCCCGACGCCGCGCTGCAAGAATTCATCTTGGAGATGACGGCGACCGGTGGAGTGATGATTGCAGCGATTGGTCTCAATCTAGCCGGAATCACGAAGATCCGCGTCGCGAACTTGTTACCGGGCATCGTCATCGTTGCTGTCATCGTGACGGGATTATATCTATTCTAA
- a CDS encoding NUDIX hydrolase gives MDRYTLCLIRHADHFLLVNRQKRPAMGMWNGVGGKIEPGETPEAAVIRETFEETGITLTSVTSKGIVRLHGEETSGMYLYLADLENRPFPTPVMTVEGILDWKSLDWILGDDNMGIISNLRHYLPIVLSTEHPLLHDFHYDAHTITAYETHKLIET, from the coding sequence ATGGATCGTTATACACTTTGTTTAATCCGCCACGCAGACCACTTTTTACTTGTCAATCGGCAAAAACGTCCGGCGATGGGCATGTGGAATGGTGTCGGTGGTAAGATCGAACCGGGCGAGACACCGGAAGCCGCCGTCATCCGCGAGACGTTTGAAGAGACAGGCATCACGCTCACCTCAGTGACATCAAAAGGCATCGTTCGCTTACATGGGGAAGAGACATCTGGCATGTACCTCTACCTGGCTGATTTAGAAAATCGTCCGTTTCCAACACCGGTCATGACAGTTGAAGGAATCCTCGATTGGAAATCACTCGACTGGATTTTAGGCGACGATAACATGGGCATCATCAGCAACCTCCGGCACTACCTACCGATTGTTCTGTCGACCGAGCACCCGTTACTGCATGACTTCCATTACGATGCCCATACGATCACGGCATACGAGACACATAAATTAATTGAGACATAA